In Candidatus Cloacimonadota bacterium, one DNA window encodes the following:
- the rsmD gene encoding 16S rRNA (guanine(966)-N(2))-methyltransferase RsmD: MRIITGKYKGRYLLTVDGRTTRPTTAYNRAMIFNVYSDLAGKRVLDLFAGTGFYGLEALSRGAEWVDLVEFATPAVAVILKNVALLGCGDDCHVWRKRADAFLKGTDTRWDVIFLDPPYAKNLLNPCLDLIYQRGLLLPGGVAIAEHSPQEPVAEAYQELVLKVKTGRSSCFTLLRAEEK, encoded by the coding sequence TTGCGCATCATCACCGGCAAGTACAAGGGTCGCTATCTCTTAACTGTGGATGGCAGAACCACCCGGCCCACCACCGCTTACAACCGGGCTATGATCTTCAATGTCTATTCCGATCTGGCGGGAAAAAGGGTGCTGGACCTCTTTGCCGGAACCGGTTTCTATGGCTTGGAAGCTTTGTCACGCGGGGCGGAGTGGGTTGACCTGGTGGAGTTTGCCACCCCTGCTGTGGCTGTGATCCTCAAAAACGTGGCGTTGCTGGGCTGCGGAGATGATTGCCACGTCTGGCGCAAGCGCGCAGATGCTTTTCTGAAAGGCACCGATACCAGATGGGATGTGATCTTTCTGGACCCACCCTATGCCAAAAACCTGCTCAATCCCTGCCTCGACCTGATCTATCAGCGTGGATTATTGCTGCCGGGCGGAGTGGCTATCGCCGAGCACAGCCCTCAGGAACCGGTGGCGGAGGCCTATCAGGAATTGGTGCTGAAGGTGAAAACCGGCCGCTCCAGCTGTTTCACGCTGCTCAGGGCTGAAGAAAAATAG
- a CDS encoding sel1 repeat family protein — protein MFENLISRKTVLILALCAVAVGLFAQATYSSELMRDALNGNVEAQYSLGWSYYHGEGVLRDLREAVRWYALAADQGHADAQCNLGWCYYRGEGVAKDETEAARWWRISARRGNAFAQYNLGWCYDNGFGLPQNKLEAFKWYRESARKGNPNAQCNLGYCYYLGEGVTQDLAEAVRWWNLAAEQGNSTAMYNLGICYDNGFGVTQDFREAARWYRLAAESGAQPSLPDPGSGVLAVPGAISEDEQTLLVWPLESTDGETPEEQTTIPDRPERVKPNWDANLSEMYDLGEQYYKGDGVPQDEIEAVRWWLMAAEEGDPRALYALGVAYLNGRGVAKDVKEAARWYMMSAEAGYPKAQNTLGVCYKNGTGVDKDVDEAVKWYRLAAQQDYAMAQSNLGVCYANGEGVERDYEEASFWFTLAEVNGNDTAQSYREKIEKKLSEEQKARVQTRVQIWLDTKF, from the coding sequence ATGTTTGAAAACTTGATTTCACGTAAAACGGTCTTGATCCTGGCCCTCTGTGCGGTTGCTGTGGGTCTTTTTGCCCAGGCAACCTATAGCAGCGAACTGATGCGTGACGCCCTCAACGGCAACGTGGAAGCCCAATATTCCCTTGGTTGGAGCTACTATCACGGCGAAGGCGTGCTGCGTGACCTGCGCGAAGCGGTTAGATGGTATGCCCTGGCTGCAGATCAGGGCCATGCCGACGCCCAGTGCAATCTGGGCTGGTGTTATTACAGAGGCGAGGGTGTTGCCAAAGACGAAACCGAAGCAGCCAGATGGTGGCGTATCTCAGCCCGGAGGGGGAACGCTTTCGCGCAGTATAACCTGGGCTGGTGTTACGACAACGGTTTCGGCCTGCCGCAAAACAAGTTGGAAGCCTTTAAATGGTACCGCGAATCGGCCCGCAAAGGCAATCCCAACGCCCAGTGCAACCTAGGCTACTGCTACTATCTGGGCGAGGGAGTCACTCAGGACCTCGCAGAGGCGGTGCGCTGGTGGAATCTGGCTGCCGAGCAGGGCAATTCCACTGCCATGTACAATCTTGGCATCTGTTATGACAACGGTTTCGGCGTCACCCAGGATTTCCGGGAAGCGGCAAGATGGTATCGCCTCGCGGCTGAAAGCGGGGCGCAGCCTAGCCTTCCAGACCCCGGCAGCGGTGTTCTGGCGGTGCCCGGAGCCATTTCTGAAGACGAACAGACCCTACTTGTGTGGCCTTTGGAAAGTACCGATGGGGAAACTCCTGAGGAACAAACAACGATTCCAGACCGCCCAGAACGAGTCAAACCCAACTGGGATGCCAATCTCAGCGAGATGTACGACCTGGGTGAACAATACTATAAGGGCGACGGGGTGCCCCAGGATGAAATCGAAGCCGTACGCTGGTGGCTGATGGCCGCTGAGGAAGGGGATCCGCGGGCTTTGTATGCACTGGGTGTCGCCTATCTGAATGGGCGCGGGGTGGCCAAAGACGTCAAGGAAGCAGCACGCTGGTACATGATGTCAGCGGAAGCCGGTTATCCCAAAGCCCAAAACACCCTTGGGGTCTGCTATAAGAACGGCACCGGAGTTGATAAGGACGTGGATGAAGCGGTCAAATGGTACCGGCTGGCCGCGCAGCAGGATTACGCCATGGCCCAGAGCAACCTTGGCGTCTGCTATGCCAACGGCGAAGGCGTGGAGCGGGATTACGAGGAAGCCAGTTTTTGGTTCACGCTGGCCGAGGTAAACGGCAACGACACCGCGCAGTCCTACCGGGAAAAGATAGAGAAAAAACTAAGCGAGGAGCAGAAAGCCAGGGTTCAAACCCGGGTGCAGATTTGGCTGGATACCAAGTTCTAA
- a CDS encoding helix-turn-helix transcriptional regulator — protein sequence MDAKCLCKGISDEKMARIKSGLPDEQTTSYLSEFFAVFADNTRLRILYFLSQSEFCVADLASLVGMQQSAVSHQLKTLRLHRLVKYRREGTTIYYSLDDEHVQQVFAIALEHINEGLRP from the coding sequence ATGGATGCCAAATGTTTGTGCAAGGGCATTTCCGACGAGAAGATGGCCCGCATCAAATCTGGACTGCCGGATGAACAGACCACCAGCTACCTGAGCGAGTTTTTCGCTGTTTTTGCCGACAATACCCGTCTGCGCATCCTCTATTTCCTTTCCCAGAGTGAGTTCTGCGTGGCGGACCTGGCTTCGCTGGTCGGTATGCAACAATCGGCTGTGTCACACCAGTTGAAGACCCTGCGCCTGCATCGGCTGGTGAAATACCGCCGCGAAGGCACCACCATCTATTATTCGCTGGATGACGAACACGTGCAGCAGGTCTTCGCCATCGCGCTGGAGCACATCAACGAGGGACTGCGTCCATGA